The following are from one region of the Salvia hispanica cultivar TCC Black 2014 chromosome 1, UniMelb_Shisp_WGS_1.0, whole genome shotgun sequence genome:
- the LOC125201767 gene encoding protein EARLY FLOWERING 5-like, translated as MVKTTKGGKTMNPTDSYRKELRKKELKRNKKERKKVREVGILKKDPDTLKDQIQKLEAMKADGALDKARKHKKRQLEDTLNLVLKKRKEYEEKMKEKGETPVMFSHLGPVRRRTTAEEEERVKHPIPEDSVYYHPTLNPSGAPPPGKPPMFKSSIGPRIPLPESSSNVASSSQLEAEDGTLPVPPPPPPLPGANLDSGEGATLPVSLPLPPPPPMPPHPAGGDIISSLPPPPPPPGPPPKELLAVHPPLPPPPPMQPSSQPPPPGIPGGENANSEDSTSRHPVPMPTSLPPQPHPTGMPPKLGDAQPEGSSSESEAKTTIDPTELLKMAPPPPPLRQQPQIPGAGIGSSLQLDMLPPGIARFPPPPPADMRPPFSAPGIPGQPGHVGLMTPLMPRPPFGPPLAYPSMIRPPLPPGPPPIPHDDFIARQAVPQKPSYIKSAASTVVKRPLAQHTPELTAMVPASVRVRRESALPLPKAKPKTTTPTTSNRPIVAPPVAKQASAGSSSASKPQSIDDSYMAFLEDMKALGALDS; from the exons ATGGTGAAGACCACGAAGGGAGGCAAAACCATGAACCCTACCGATTCATACCGCAAGGAGCTGCGCAAGAAAGAATTGAAGCGG AACAAGAAGGAGAGGAAAAAGGTAAGGGAAGTTGGGATTTTGAAGAAGGATCCCGACACTCTGAAAGATCAGATTCAGAAACTGGAAGCAATGA AGGCAGATGGTGCTCTGGACAAAGCTAGAAAACACAAAAAGAGACAACTTGAAGACACACTGAATCTCGTACTCAAAAAGAGGAAG gaatatgaagaaaagatGAAGGAAAAAGGTGAAACGCCAGTTATGTTCAG TCATTTGGGACCTGTTCGAAGGCGAACCACTGcagaagaggaagaaagagTCAAACATCCCATACCTGAA GACTCAGTTTATTATCACCCGACTCTGAATCCTTCTGGAGCGCCGCCGCCTGGAAAACCTCCAATGTTTAAATCATCAATTG GACCAAGGATTCCTTTACCAGAAAGCTCGAGTAACGTGGCATCATCATCACAATTAGAAGCAGAGGATGGCACCTTACCtgttcctcctcctccgcctcctcTGCCTGGTGCGAACTTAGATTCTGGAGAAGGTGCTACTTTGCCCGTGTCTTTGCCTTTGCCGCCTCCTCCACCTATGCCTCCACATCCAGCAGGGGGAGATATTATATCATCATtgcctccaccaccacctccacctgGCCCACCGCCTAAGGAGTTACTTGCTGTTCATCCCCCActtcctccacctccaccaaTGCAGCCATCCTCCCAACCACCTCCCCCTGGTATTCCTGGCGGCGAGAATGCGAATTCAGAAGATTCAACTTCCAGGCATCCAGTTCCG ATGCCAACTAGCCTTCCTCCACAGCCTCACCCGACTGGGATGCCCCCAAAGTTAGGTGATGCCCAGCCTGAAGGCTCATCTTCTGAGTCTGAAGCAAAAACTACAATAGATCCCACAGAACTTCTGAAAATGgctcctcctccaccaccattAAGGCAACAGCCTCAAATTCCTGGTGCTGGCATAGGGTCAAGTTTGCAGCTCGATATGCTTCCTCCAGGCATTGCACGCTTTCCACCGCCACCACCAGCTGATATGCGCCCCCCATTTTCCGCCCCTGGAATACCTGGGCAACCTGGTCATGTTGGACTCATGACCCCACTAATGCCAAGACCACCTTTTGGACCTCCCCTTGCCTATCCATCAATGATAAGACCACCGCTTCCACCTGGCCCACCTCCTATTCCACATGACGACTTTATTGCTCGACAAGCTGTTCCTCAGAAGCCATCATACATCAAATCAGCTGCATCCACCGTTGTAAAGAGGCCTCTGGCGCAGCACACTCCTGAGCTTACAGCTATG GTTCCTGCATCGGTACGGGTCAGGAGAGAGTCTGCCCTTCCCCTTCCAAAAGCAAAGCCAAAGACAACTACCCCTACTACATCCAACCGGCCAATTGTGGCTCCACCAGTTGCAAAGCAAGCATCCGCTGGCTCGTCGTCTGCATCAAAACCACAAAGCATTGATGACTCGTATATGGCGTTCCTGGAGGACATGAAAGCACTGGGTGCTCTCGATAGTTGA
- the LOC125202550 gene encoding zinc finger protein BRUTUS-like At1g74770 produces the protein MGSWKFHSEDEWPEPSAAGVRLVDAPILFFVVTHKAFRFELDAILRVAAEGGEVVVELSQRLEFLKLVYDYHSLAEHEVIFPALDSHVKNVVRAYSLEHSSIDDSFSCIFHHLDLLINKEEEDASQTLQDLISSIVTVRTVICHHMHKEEEQIFPLLMERCSPEEQSKLVWQYMCSFPTMLLGEFLNWTTLHLTSYVKLDVLHCIQRMLPKERQLQEVLISWVQHESSSSGPNSIYGKRHQLLNGLSNIDTLNREQQFNKASSIHDNLVEEPVNGIHIWHAALRRDLDQIVEELLHIMSSNCSRSLSSVFVQLKFIVDVLIFYSKFLDKMFCNLSNLEAENSKPLWNPLIDECQIKALQRLLLYESRGSAQLENFVEMLYQELESLVRGLGKNLMLLETEVFPSITTSFTIEMQMRLLQACIYMMPLGLLRCAVTWFSSHLTKSQSKSIIKAVELGLHPALSKSFTSLLCQWICIGNSGKISAETFREDLEEMFCGRSFYLAKQNRQKTIFTDWMFNPNSTRRKIRADFPSSSASEETGEMDIPMFFSQKFKRMPPLHRNLVEADHATSTTLEYRPMDAVFYFHRGLIKDLEYLVSLSAKLAADVGFLTEFKKRFELLRTIYQIHSDSEDDIAFPALESKGALQNISHSYNIDHELGSKYFTKTSIILEEISKLHDQQGSNETRARLDKLFLEIHRNCLSLCKVLCDHMYREEVEIFPLFRESFSVDEEEKIIGRMLGTTGAEMLKKVITWLMAHLTTVEQQAMVSIWLKVAKSTYFDEWLREWWEGMVERTVSTAEEGFRPPDASMEVVSIYHNGDIPGQMPSYRDPLGGTFGCKHYKRNCKLLAPCCDKLYTCIRCHDEQTDHSVDRKAVTGMMCMKCMVIQPIGQKCMSQSCNGFSMGSYYCNICKLFDDERQIYHCPYCNLCRVGVGLGVDYFHCMTCNGCMGKSYVVHTCREKCMEDNCPVCHECMFRSRSKIKALPCGHMMHSSCFQYYTCSEYICPICSKSLGDMQVYFRMLDDILAEETIPEEYSGRTQVILCNDCEHRGTAPFHWQYHKCSNCGSYNTRTLGDVLKSML, from the exons ATGGGCAGCTGGAAATTTCACAGCGAGGATGAATGGCCGGAGCCCTCGGCTGCCGGAGTTAGACTGGTTGACGCGCCAATTCTTTTCTTTGTCGTCACTCACAAGGCTTTCCGCTTCGAGCTCGATGCCATCCTCCGTGTCGCGGCCGAGGGCGGCGAGGTCGTCGTTGAGCTTAGCCAGAGGCTCGAGTTCTTGAAGCTTGTGTACGACTACCACAGTCTTGCCGAACACGAG GTTATCTTTCCGGCATTAGATTCTCATGTAAAGAATGTAGTACGGGCATATTCCCTTGAACATAGCTCTATTGATGATAGCTTCAGTTGCATCTTCCACCACTTGGATCTCTTGATaaacaaagaagaagaagatgcaTCTCAGACGTTACAAGATCTTATTTCTTCGATTGTTACTGTGCGGACCGTGATTTGTCATCACATGCATAAAGAAGAGGAGCAG ATATTTCCTTTGCTGATGGAGAGATGCTCGCCTGAAGAGCAGTCTAAGCTCGTCTGGCAGTATATGTGCAGTTTTCCCACCATGCTACTTGGGGAATTTTTAAATTGGACTACTCTTCATCTTACTTCATATGTAAAACTAGATGTCCTACATTGCATACAGCGTATGTTGCCTAAAGAAAGACAACTTCAAGAG GTGCTCATTTCATGGGTTCAGCACGAGAGTTCTTCTTCTGGTCCCAACAGCATATATGGAAAGAGGCATCAACTTCTAAATGGACTATCCAATATAGACACACTTAACCGAGAACAACAATTCAATAAAGCTAGTTCGATCCATGATAATTTGGTGGAGGAACCCGTCAATGGTATTCACATTTGGCATGCTGCTCTGCGAAGAGATCTCGATCAAATTGTTGAGGAATTGCTTCATATAATGAGCTCAAACTGTTCCAGAAGTTTGTCTTCAGTTTTTGTTCAGCTCAAATTTATTGTGGATGTCTTGATCTTCTATAG CAAATTTTTGGACAAAATGTTCTGTAATTTGTCAAATCTTGAGGCTGAGAATAGCAAACCTCTGTGGAATCCACTCATAGATGAATGCCAGATTAAAGCTCTCCAAAGGTTGCTGCTGTATGAATCTCGAGGTTCGGCACAACTAGAAAACTTTGTCGAGATGCTTTATCAGGAACTGGAATCCCTTGTAAGAGGGCTGGGAAAAAACTTGATGCTTCTTGAAACTGAG GTTTTCCCATCCATTACCACAAGTTTCACCATTGAAATGCAAATGAGGTTACTCCAGGCATGCATTTATATGATGCCACTCGGGCTGCTAAGGTGTGCTGTTACTTGGTTCTCGTCCCATTTAACCAAGAGCCAGTCAAAATCTATTATAAAGGCAGTAGAGCTTGGATTGCATCCTGCTTTAAGTAAATCTTTTACATCTCTATTATGCCAATGGATCTGTATTGGCAATTCTGGGAAAATCTCAGCTGAAACTTTCAGGGAAGATCTGGAAGAAATGTTCTGTGGTAGAAGCTTCTACCTGGCTAAGCAAAATAGGCAGAAAACTATATTCACTGATTGGATGTTCAACCCAAATTCAACAAGGAGAAAGATACGGGCAGACTTTCCGTCTTCTTCTGCCTCTGAAGAAACAGGAGAGATGGACATCCCCATGTTCTTTTCTCAGAAGTTCAAAAGAATGCCACCACTTCACAGAAATCTTGTGGAAGCTGACCATGCTACTTCCACGACTCTCGAATATAGGCCCATGGATGctgttttttatttccatagaGGTCTAATAAAAGATCTGGAGTACCTTGTCAGCTTATCAGCTAAGCTGGCTGCAGATGTCGGATTTCTCACTGAGTTTAAGAAGCGCTTCGAGCTTTTGCGTAccatttatcaaattcatagTGACTCGGAGGATGACATTGCTTTTCCGGCTCTGGAATCAAAGGGAGCACTTCAAAACATAAGCCATTCCTACAACATCGACCATGAGTTGGGATCGAAATATTTCACAAAAACTTCCATAATCCTGGAGGAGATATCTAAATTGCATGATCAGCAGGGAAGCAATGAGACTAGAGCGCGGCTGGACAAGTTGTTTCTGGAAATCCATCGTAATTGCCTGTCTCTGTGTAAGGTACTATGTGATCACATGTATCGTGAAGAAGTTGAGATTTTTCCTTTGTTTAGAGAAAGCTTCTCGGTTGACGAAGAAGAAAAGATCATAGGCCGTATGCTTGGGACTACGGGAGCAGAGATGCTGAAAAAAGTGATAACCTGGCTAATGGCACATCTAACTACTGTTGAGCAGCAGGCCATGGTCTCTATATGGCTCAAGGTTGCTAAAAGCACGTATTTCGATGAATGGCTACGAGAATGGTGGGAAGGTATGGTGGAACGTACTGTATCCACAGCGGAAGAGGGATTCAGACCTCCTGATGCCTCAATGGAAGTTGTTTCGATATATCACAACGGAGATATCCCAGGTCAAATGCCTTCTTATCGAGATCCTCTTGGAGGAACTTTTGGCTGCAAGCATTATAAGAGAAATTGTAAGCTTCTCGCTCCATGTTGCGATAAGCTCTATACATGCATACGTTGCCACGATGAACAAACAGACCATTCAGTGGACAG AAAAGCTGTAACGGGAATGATGTGCATGAAATGTATGGTGATTCAACCAATTGGGCAGAAATGTATGAGCCAGTCTTGCAATGGCTTCTCCATGGGAAGTTACTATTGCAATATTTGCAAATTGTTTGATGATGAACG GCAAATATACCACTGCCCCTACTGCAACTTATGCCGAGTTGGGGTGGGTCTGGGAGTTGATTATTTCCACTGTATGACATGCAATGGTTGTATGGGGAAGTCTTACGTTGTACATACATGTAGGGAGAAGTGTATGGAAGATAACTGCCCAGTTTGCCATGAGTGCATGTTTAGATCACGCTCTAAAATCAAGGCACTTCCATGTGGCCATATGATGCATTCATCTTGTTTTCAG TACTACACTTGCTCCGAGTATATTTGCCCGATCTGCAGCAAGTCACTTGGTGACATGCAG GTGTATTTTAGGATGTTAGATGATATATTAGCAGAAGAGACGATCCCAGAAGAGTATTCTGGCAGGACGCAG GTTATCTTGTGCAATGACTGTGAACACAGAGGAACAGCCCCATTTCATTGGCAATACCACAAGTGCTCGAATTGTGGTTCTTACAACACGAGGACGTTAGGAGATGTATTGAAAAGCATGCTCTGA
- the LOC125200589 gene encoding HIPL1 protein-like isoform X1: MMGGNHFVIRIIQFFILLQFLDSCLALPLCTDSRAPFSSNSSLQFCPYNGTVCCNAYDDLLLKKQFVSMNISHPACASLVKSILCSRCDQFSAELFQIDTAPRQVPVLCNSTVSSNSTQTNQASLDFCSKAWTACQNVSILNSPFAVSLQGRAGAPTVSNSSKLADLWQSQADFCSTLGGASDDGLPCFDGTPVTLNDTGAPPAPPSGLCLEKIGNGTYLNMVGHPDGSNRAFFSNQQGKIWLGTIPSQGSGGVMELDEATPFLDLTDEVHFDAEFGLLGIAFHPKFTENGRFFASFNCDKAKWPECAGRCACNSDVKCDPSKLTPENGASPCQFQSVIAEFTANGTASQPSLANPSEVRRIFTMGLPFTSHHAGQILFGPQDGHLYFMMGDGGGAGGDPYNFAQNKKSLLGKIMRFDVDTITSATEASRLGLWGNYSIPKDNPYTQDKELQKEIWALGLRNPWRCSFDTARPSYFACADVGQDHYEEVNLITKGGNYGWSAYEGQYKFNTSVANTSLGSTIFPVMGYNHSDVNTNEGSASITGGYFYRATTDPCMQGRYLFGDLYAGAIWAGTESPVNSGKFTSSKIAFSCATDSPMRCTETPGSSVPALGYIFSFGQDNDRDVYLLTQSGVYRAVSPSRCNYACAKAAASPPPAASSPRPSGAAYDVERACLHVKKELRWNVMWKVARIA, from the exons ATGATGGGAGGCAACCACTTTGTTATTAGGATTATTCAGTTCTTCATCTTGCTGCAATTTCTTGATTCTTGCCTCGCTCTGCCACTCTGTACCGATTCAA GAGCTCCCTTTAGTTCAAATTCAAGTCTGCAGTTCTGCCCCTACAATGGCACCGTGTGCTGCAATGCATATGATGATTTGCTTTTGAAGAAGCAGTTTGTATCTATGAACATCTCACATCCTGCCTGTGCTTCTCTTGTTAAATCTATCCTTTGCTCT AGGTGTGATCAGTTCTCAGCTGAGCTATTCCAAATCGATACTGCACCTCGACAAGTTCCTGTGCTGTGCAACTCCACAGTCTCATCGAACTCAACACAGACGAACCAAGCCTCACTCGACTTCTGTTCAAAAGCATGGACTGCATGCCAGAACGTCTCCATCCTAAATTCGCCCTTCGCAGTTTCATTGCAAGGCCGAGCTGGAGCTCCAACGGTCTCAAATTCAAGCAAACTTGCTGATCTCTGGCAGTCTCAAGCAGACTTCTGCAGCACTCTCGGTGGAGCATCCGATGATGGCCTACCGTGCTTTGATGGCACGCCTGTCACCCTCAACGACACTGGGGCTCCTCCGGCCCCTCCAAGTGGTCTGTGCCTTGAGAAAATCGGGAATGGAACATACCTCAACATGGTTGGCCATCCCGATGGCTCAAACCGCGCCTTCTTCTCAAACCAGCAAGGCAAGATTTGGCTGGGAACGATCCCTAGCCAGGGTTCCGGAGGGGTAATGGAGCTCGATGAGGCTACTCCTTTCCTAGACCTAACCGATGAAGTCCATTTCGATGCTGAGTTTGGACTTCTCGGAATTGCATTCCATCCCAAATTCACAGAGAACGGCCGCTTCTTTGCATCGTTCAACTGTGACAAGGCCAAGTGGCCAGAGTGCGCAGGAAGATGCGCGTGCAACTCGGATGTGAAGTGTGATCCATCAAAACTGACCCCGGAAAACGGTGCAAGTCCTTGCCAGTTTCAGAGTGTGATAGCAGAGTTCACTGCCAATGGAACTGCATCACAGCCTTCATTG GCAAACCCTTCTGAAGTGAGGAGGATCTTCACCATGGGGCTTCCGTTCACGTCTCACCACGCAGGGCAGATCCTCTTCGGACCTCAAGACGGTCATCTCTACTTCATGATGGGAGATGGCGGCGGCGCAGGAGGCGATCCGTACAACTTTGCTCAGAACAAGAAGTCTCTGCTTGGGAAGATCATGAGGTTTGATGTTGATACCATAACAA GTGCAACGGAAGCTAGCCGGCTCGGCCTGTGGGGAAACTATTCCATTCCCAAAGACAATCCCTACACACAAGACAAGGAGCTACAGAAGGAGATATGGGCACTTGGACTAAGAAATCCATGGCGCTGCAGCTTCGACACTGCTAGGCCTTCGTATTTCGCCTGTGCAGATGTAGGACAG GATCACTACGAGGAAGTGAACTTGATCACCAAAGGTGGAAACTACGGGTGGAGCGCCTACGAGGGCCAGTACAAGTTCAACACTTCCGTCGCAAACACCTCACTAGGCTCAACAATCTTCCCTGTGATGGGGTACAACCACTCCGATGTGAACACGAACGAGGGCTCAGCATCCATCACCGGTGGCTACTTCTACCGAGCCACCACAGATCCTTGTATGCAAGGAAG GTACTTGTTTGGAGATCTCTATGCAGGGGCTATATGGGCCGGAACAGAGAGCCCTGTCAACAGTGGCAAGTTCACAAGCAGCAAGATCGCCTTCAGCTGCGCGACTGACTCGCCTATGAGGTGCACGGAGACGCCCGGGAGCTCGGTCCCTGCATTGGGCTACATCTTCTCGTTTGGTCAGGACAATGACAGGGATGTCTACCTCCTCACACAGAGCGGTGTGTACCGTGCTGTTAGTCCAAGCCGTTGCAACTATGCGTGCGCGAAGGCTGCTGCGTCTCCACCCCCTGCGGCCTCCTCGCCCCGGCCTTCCGGAGCAG CTTATGACGTGGAAAGAGCGTGCTTGCATGTGAAGAAGGAGCTGAGGTGGAATGTGATGTGGAAAGTGGCGAGGATCGCATGA
- the LOC125193880 gene encoding zinc finger protein BRUTUS-like At1g74770 — MHHDDHVSHKLDKFLDRFDKLDVWRDETDQRIENLEPSFSSDAEQSPGFEDGEEWDDDNRGRKPWDSGFRARNPNSGSHDGPTEEQGVAKPGAAQAPVGTHRRITKLGTSSAGEDAPPRFDGTDATNWVSRVLYYFDHVMMPDAQRLHYAVMLYYVIIGRMLGTTGAEMMKKVITWLTAHLSTVEQQAMVSIWLKVAKNTEFDEWLRDWWEGMAEHVSRVEEGFRPPDALMEVVLTYHNGDIPGQVPSYRDPLGETFGCKHYKRNCMLLTPCCDKLYTCIRCHDEQTDHSVDRKAVTEMMCMKCMVIQPIGQKCMSQSCNGFSMGSHYCRICKLFDVERLQIYHCPYCNICRVGMGLGIDYFHCMNCNGCMGKSLVVHTCREKRMEDNCPVCKECIFASYTALKALPCGHVMHSSCFKNYICSDYTCPSCSKSLGDMQVFFGMLDSILAKAKIPEEYSGRSQVILCNDCEQTGTASFHWLYHKCSNCGSYYTRMLGYVLKSML; from the exons ATGCATCACGACGATCACGTAAGTCACAAACTTGACAAATTTCTAGATAGGTTCGATAAATTGGATGTTTGGAGAGACGAGACCGACCAGAGGATTGAGAATCTTGAACCGAGTTTTTCCAGCGATGCAGAGCAATCGCCGGGATTTGAGGACGGTGAAGAATGGGATGATGATAATCGTGGACGGAAACCGTGGGATAGTGGTTTTCGTGCCCGAAACCCTAATTCTGGTAGTCACGATGGTCCGACGGAGGAACAGGGCGTTGCGAAGCCAGGGGCCGCACAGGCTCCTGTTGGGACCCACCGACGAATCACCAAGCTCGGAACCAGTTCAGCGG GTGAAGATGCACCACCCCGCTTTGATGGGACCGACGCCACGAATTGGGTGTCCAGGGTTCTGTATTATTTCGATCACGTGATGATGCCTGATGCCCAACGTTTACATTATGCTGTCATGTT GTACTATGTGATCATAGGCCGTATGCTTGGGACTACGGGAGCAGAGATGATGAAGAAAGTGATAACCTGGCTAACGGCACATCTATCTACTGTTGAGCAGCAGGCCATGGTGTCTATATGGCTCAAGGTTGCTAAAAACACAGAGTTCGATGAATGGCTACGAGACTGGTGGGAAGGTATGGCGGAACATGTATCCAGAGTGGAAGAGGGATTCAGACCTCCTGATGCCCTAATGGAAGTTGTTTTGACATATCACAATGGAGATATCCCAGGTCAAGTTCCTTCTTATCGAGATCCTCTTGGAGAAACTTTTGGTTGCAAGCACTACAAGAGAAATTGTATGCTTCTCACTCCATGTTGCGATAAGCTCTACACATGCATACGTTGCCATGATGAGCAAACAGACCATTCAGTGGACAG AAAAGCTGTAACGGAAATGATGTGCATGAAATGTATGGTGATTCAACCAATTGGGCAGAAATGTATGAGCCAGTCTTGCAATGGCTTCTCCATGGGAAGTCACTATTGCAGGATCTGCAAATTGTTTGATGTTGAACGGTTA CAAATATACCATTGCCCCTACTGCAACATATGCCGAGTTGGGATGGGTCTGGGCATTGATTATTTCCACTGTATGAACTGCAATGGTTGTATGGGGAAGTCTCTCGTTGTACATACATGTAGAGAGAAACGCATGGAGGATAATTGCCCGGTTTGCAAAGAGTGCATCTTTGCATCATACACTGCACTCAAGGCACTTCCATGTGGCCATGTGATGCATTCATCTTGTTTTAAG AACTACATTTGCTCTGATTATACTTGCCCGAGCTGTAGCAAGTCACTTGGCGATATGCAG GTGTTCTTCGGGATGTTAGATTCTATTCTAGCAAAAGCGAAAATCCCAGAAGAGTATTCCGGCCGGTCTCAG GTTATATTGTGCAATGACTGTGAACAAACTGGAACTGCCTCATTTCATTGGCTTTACCATAAGTGTTCGAATTGTGGTTCGTACTACACGCGGATGTTAGGATATGTACTGAAAAGCATGCTTTGA
- the LOC125200589 gene encoding HIPL1 protein-like isoform X2, producing the protein MMGGNHFVIRIIQFFILLQFLDSCLALPLCTDSRAPFSSNSSLQFCPYNGTVCCNAYDDLLLKKQFVSMNISHPACASLVKSILCSRCDQFSAELFQIDTAPRQVPVLCNSTVSSNSTQTNQASLDFCSKAWTACQNVSILNSPFAVSLQGRAGAPTVSNSSKLADLWQSQADFCSTLGGASDDGLPCFDGTPVTLNDTGAPPAPPSGLCLEKIGNGTYLNMVGHPDGSNRAFFSNQQGKIWLGTIPSQGSGGVMELDEATPFLDLTDEVHFDAEFGLLGIAFHPKFTENGRFFASFNCDKAKWPECAGRCACNSDVKCDPSKLTPENGASPCQFQSVIAEFTANGTASQPSLANPSEVRRIFTMGLPFTSHHAGQILFGPQDGHLYFMMGDGGGAGGDPYNFAQNKKSLLGKIMRFDVDTITTVVGATEASRLGLWGNYSIPKDNPYTQDKELQKEIWALGLRNPWRCSFDTARPSYFACADVGQDHYEEVNLITKGGNYGWSAYEGQYKFNTSVANTSLGSTIFPVMGYNHSDVNTNEGSASITGGYFYRATTDPCMQGTCLEISMQGLYGPEQRALSTVASSQAARSPSAARLTRL; encoded by the exons ATGATGGGAGGCAACCACTTTGTTATTAGGATTATTCAGTTCTTCATCTTGCTGCAATTTCTTGATTCTTGCCTCGCTCTGCCACTCTGTACCGATTCAA GAGCTCCCTTTAGTTCAAATTCAAGTCTGCAGTTCTGCCCCTACAATGGCACCGTGTGCTGCAATGCATATGATGATTTGCTTTTGAAGAAGCAGTTTGTATCTATGAACATCTCACATCCTGCCTGTGCTTCTCTTGTTAAATCTATCCTTTGCTCT AGGTGTGATCAGTTCTCAGCTGAGCTATTCCAAATCGATACTGCACCTCGACAAGTTCCTGTGCTGTGCAACTCCACAGTCTCATCGAACTCAACACAGACGAACCAAGCCTCACTCGACTTCTGTTCAAAAGCATGGACTGCATGCCAGAACGTCTCCATCCTAAATTCGCCCTTCGCAGTTTCATTGCAAGGCCGAGCTGGAGCTCCAACGGTCTCAAATTCAAGCAAACTTGCTGATCTCTGGCAGTCTCAAGCAGACTTCTGCAGCACTCTCGGTGGAGCATCCGATGATGGCCTACCGTGCTTTGATGGCACGCCTGTCACCCTCAACGACACTGGGGCTCCTCCGGCCCCTCCAAGTGGTCTGTGCCTTGAGAAAATCGGGAATGGAACATACCTCAACATGGTTGGCCATCCCGATGGCTCAAACCGCGCCTTCTTCTCAAACCAGCAAGGCAAGATTTGGCTGGGAACGATCCCTAGCCAGGGTTCCGGAGGGGTAATGGAGCTCGATGAGGCTACTCCTTTCCTAGACCTAACCGATGAAGTCCATTTCGATGCTGAGTTTGGACTTCTCGGAATTGCATTCCATCCCAAATTCACAGAGAACGGCCGCTTCTTTGCATCGTTCAACTGTGACAAGGCCAAGTGGCCAGAGTGCGCAGGAAGATGCGCGTGCAACTCGGATGTGAAGTGTGATCCATCAAAACTGACCCCGGAAAACGGTGCAAGTCCTTGCCAGTTTCAGAGTGTGATAGCAGAGTTCACTGCCAATGGAACTGCATCACAGCCTTCATTG GCAAACCCTTCTGAAGTGAGGAGGATCTTCACCATGGGGCTTCCGTTCACGTCTCACCACGCAGGGCAGATCCTCTTCGGACCTCAAGACGGTCATCTCTACTTCATGATGGGAGATGGCGGCGGCGCAGGAGGCGATCCGTACAACTTTGCTCAGAACAAGAAGTCTCTGCTTGGGAAGATCATGAGGTTTGATGTTGATACCATAACAA CCGTTGTAGGTGCAACGGAAGCTAGCCGGCTCGGCCTGTGGGGAAACTATTCCATTCCCAAAGACAATCCCTACACACAAGACAAGGAGCTACAGAAGGAGATATGGGCACTTGGACTAAGAAATCCATGGCGCTGCAGCTTCGACACTGCTAGGCCTTCGTATTTCGCCTGTGCAGATGTAGGACAG GATCACTACGAGGAAGTGAACTTGATCACCAAAGGTGGAAACTACGGGTGGAGCGCCTACGAGGGCCAGTACAAGTTCAACACTTCCGTCGCAAACACCTCACTAGGCTCAACAATCTTCCCTGTGATGGGGTACAACCACTCCGATGTGAACACGAACGAGGGCTCAGCATCCATCACCGGTGGCTACTTCTACCGAGCCACCACAGATCCTTGTATGCAAG GTACTTGTTTGGAGATCTCTATGCAGGGGCTATATGGGCCGGAACAGAGAGCCCTGTCAACAGTGGCAAGTTCACAAGCAGCAAGATCGCCTTCAGCTGCGCGACTGACTCGCCTATGA